From the Papaver somniferum cultivar HN1 chromosome 2, ASM357369v1, whole genome shotgun sequence genome, the window TGCATTCATCAACATGCAAGCTGATTGTTGTCTCGCGTATGGTTTTCCTTTCTTTACCCTCGTGGCCAAACTCTCCTACTCAGCCCCTCTATATATAACTTTGGGCGCACAGTAGTAGCTGAGGAACAAATTTTCTGATTCTGTGGAAACgagagagagaggagagaatGGCGAAGGAAGAGAGTGTGATGGGTTATAGTAGCAGCAGTAATGCCAAGAGAGCTCGATTACAATCAACGCTTTCAGCTCTTCTTGATGATCCTATACTTTCCGATGTGCCCAGGAAACCTAATCTCACTGACGTTGACACTCTGATCAACTTAGAGTTAGGCAGTGCTATGAGAATCTCCATTGTTAAAATGGATGGAACTTCCTTTGGTACTTTCTAAACCCTAACTTTATTACTTCTTACATGAAATTTGAAAGTACGAGATTACTGGTTTACGGAAGTGCTGAAATTTTTTGGGTTTATTTTGGCGGTTAAGAGGTGGCGGTGTTGAATTCAGCTACACTAAAGGAATTGAAGTTAGCAATCAAGAAGAAAAcaaatgaaattgaacaatcaaaaATGGGTCATCGTCATATTTCATGGTAAACCCTTCCTGTAATAAGTTGTTAGGCTTTGTTCTACATTGTTGCATTTGAAGCGTTTGTTTATATGCCTCAACCAAATTTACACCAGTTAGATGGAATAATAACTGAAATCATAGC encodes:
- the LOC113346764 gene encoding U11/U12 small nuclear ribonucleoprotein 25 kDa protein-like yields the protein MAKEESVMGYSSSSNAKRARLQSTLSALLDDPILSDVPRKPNLTDVDTLINLELGSAMRISIVKMDGTSFEVAVLNSATLKELKLAIKKKTNEIEQSKMGHRHISWRHVWDNFCLSYHNEKLIDDKSVLQDFGIRNNSQVHFAPYVKSKVSQGRHSRRRKHRFFHGLSKRL